The genomic DNA CGAAGGAGCGCCTCCAGATCTTCACCTGCTCCTCTCCATGCTTGGCAGCTGTTTCCGCCTTGTTGAGGCCCGTGAGGCCCCCGTAGTGCCGCTCATTGAGGCGCCAAGTGCGCACCACAGGCAGCCACATCTGGTCCGTGATGTCCAGGATGGCCCAGAGGGTGCGGATGGCCCGCTTCAGCACCGATGTGTAGCAGATGTCAAACTCCATCTTGGCGTCCTTGATGGCCTTGGCTCCCCGCTTGGCCTCCTCAGCCCCCTTCTCACTCAGCTCTGCATCAAACCAGCCACAGAAACGGTTCTCTTGATTCCATGTACTCTCACCGTGCCGGACCATCACGAGGCGGTGGGTGGCCATGGTGGCAGCAGGGACCACAGAGGACTCTGGACAGGGACGGCCGTTCCCCAACACTCCCAGCTTTATAACAGTGTtttcccagcccccaccccagccaacTGCCAATCAGCATTCTAGGCGGTGGCAGATGACCAGTAGTTGAGCTTCTGGGGGCCAGGGGAGTGCAGGCCAAGAAGCTGTGCTTAAAATAGCCTCATGAATCCAGGGGCTCCTGGCCTGGGCTCAGGTGGCATGTCCATAACCAGCTGGCACCCAGAGCCCAGCCTGGGTAGGGCTGCTGCTCAGGGATGGACATGAAGGGCAGGAGTCTGGGccaggggaggtgggggcagcAGGGACAAAGGGGCTCTCCAGGGCAAGGCTCGGTGGTCCCTTCAGCCCTTCTCTGCTCAGGCAGAGGCACAAACAAAATCCCGACCCCTTTCTCCTGTGACTGGCAGCCAGGCTCTTGTGGGGGGCCCTCAGCAGACAGAGGAGGAGAGCCAGGGGAGCTGGTGCAGGCCACAGCTTTGCGGGGAGGGGTCTGGCCTTGTGGAAGGTACCAGGCAGCAGCATGGGCAAGGGCTGGGGCTGAGCTGGGTTTCCAGGACAATGGGGGGAAAGGGTCCCCATCCCTCCTGTGGGGATCCTGACACCTTTGTCAAGGTGTCATTCATACCTGCCACATGCTCCTACCCTGTCTGCCCTCACCCAAGCCACGCTGACCCTCCTAGCTGAAACCACCTTGAAAAAGAGAAATCCAAGGCGGTTGTGGGGTAGGACTGAGGACTATCAGAGGTCTTGATTGTTAGGTAAGTGCTCAGCTTAAAAGGAACCCACAACGTAAGCTGAGGGGTGGCATGGAGTTTAATTCAGGACCAAGACTTCTGCATTCAGGTTTGGGGGATGAGGGCCACTGGGGCAGGGAAAGGACCATGAGCAATAAAGTCACAGTTGGGACCCTAATGAAGGGGTCTTGGCCAGACCCTTGGGCGTGGGCCCTATTCAGGGCTTTCCACTTCCTCCCACCCCAGTGACCACACTGTCACCTGCCACACTTGTGATAGGAGAGGGTGGGTGGGAGGCCAGCAGAGGGACCCCACTCTGAGACTTGGATCTGAGTATGCAAGAAACCCTCGACATGCTTCCATCCATCCCTGCTGGCCCATCTGGGGAGGGGCTCGCGGCTTGCGGCCTTTGAAGCTGAGGCTTCACAAAGGTTGGCACACAAGTCCCAGGGGGCAGAATCCTGTGGACTGCCAGGACCCCCAAGGCTGGTaggtgcactccagcttgggcaacaagagcaaaactctgtctcaaaaaaaaaaaaaaaaaaaaaaaaagttgaacggACACTTCACCAGTGAGGATGTAGAAGCCCATGAACAGATGGTCAACATTGTCaggcattagggaaatgcaaaataaaaccacactGAACTGCTATGTACCTACTAGAAAAGCTAAAGTTAACCAACTCTGAAACTATCAAGTGCTGGCAGGGATACAGAGCCGCTGCCTACTGTGACGTGTTTAACTTCCAGGGGGGCTCACATTGCTGGTGGACTGCAAACTGACAAAGGCACTCTGGGCTACAACTTGGCTCTTATGAAATAAACATGTACAACCAAATGACCCAATAATCCTATGTCTGGCTATTCACGCAAGAGAAATGAAGACCTATGTGTTACACAGAAACCTGTACCTGCATGTCTATAGAAGTACGATTCATAATCTCCAAatcctggaaacaacccagatattcttttttctttttaggcagtctccatcacccaggctggagtacagtggcacaatctcagctcactgcaaccttggcatcaaggttcaagcaattcttatgcttcagcttcccgagtagctggcaatacaggtgtgagtcaacatgcccagctaatttttgtattttccgtagagacagtttcgccatgttggtctcaaactcctggcctcaagtggtccacccgcctcagcctcccaaagtgctgggattacaggcatgagccacggctccCAGCCGCAACCCAGATGTTCAATAGTTGAATGGGTAAACCGTGTAACACACATGGCACGGAATAAAGTACAAACTATCAATACACCCAGCAAACGGCAGGAACATCAAAGGCATTAGCTGTGGAGAGGCCACTCCAAAGGTTGAATATAGTTTGGTTCCATTTACATGACATTCTGGAGAAAGCAAAACTATAGGGATGGAGAACCATGTGACCACAACAGGACAGTGAGAGAAGTGTTCTGGGGATGGACCTGGTGTGTCCCACACGTGCAAAACTGCACCCCAAAAGAGTCAACCTCCCTGcatgttcattttcaaaatattttttaatgtaatgagtGGTCTGGGAAGTCCTCGCCTAACAAAGTGACTTCTGATTTAAGGCCTGAAGAAGGGGAGGGCACACTCCAGGTGGATGGTATGGCCAGGGCAAAGCCTGAGGCCAGAGTGTGCCTGGGGATGTGAGGGACATGGAGgacaccatgtccagcccacCTCAGTGCTTCTGCAGTGAGGAGGGAGTCTGGGTGCATCAAACAGGAAGCCTGTGAGGCAGGAAGCGGCTCAGGGACAGTAGGGCTGGAGAAAGGGGCTGGCAGAAATGCCAGAGCTCAGGGCCACATGCAGACTTAGGGTTTGGAGCCATTAAAgggcagtgagccaggagtggCAGGAGATGGCCTATTTTTGAGAGATCCTGCTGAGAACAGGCCTTAAAGGCAGAAGCCCAGAGCCTGGCTTGGGGCACTGGAGTACTGACGCCCTAGAGTTGAAAATTCTCTTCCTCCTAACTCCTACCCCGGCCCTCTCCCTGTGCAGATGCCTACAGCACACTCCACAGTATGCTCCTTGTGGTCAAGAACGACAGCCTCCTCATCATGGCTCAAATGCAGTGCAGGGACACATGGCTCTCTTCCAGGAACTTCCGGACAGGGTGCCCTACAGGAGCCACATTAACTGCAGTACAACTGATGGGACACTGCACATCAGGCAAACAAACCACTTGCCATTCATGACTACAGGCCCTGCCAAGGCTCCATGAAGTGGGCCCAGCTCACACGCTGGGCGGGAACGTGAACCACGTGAAGGCTAAGAGCAGACCCAAGGTCACGTAGCAATGAGGCTGGCACCAAAAGCTCCCCCTACAGCACGCCAGCAGGGGCTCAACTGATTCCCTCAGGCACAGCTGACCTCTGGCAGAGCCAGGCCCTGGTGCAGAGGGGCTCCTCCACTTGGGAGGGGTGaaggtgggggttgggggcagcATATCTGCCTGGAGACATTCAGTGGCCAAGTTGGGGGTGGCCCAATTTCCTGAGTAGAAGTGGGGGAAACAGGCAGGCTCAGGCGTTTCTCTGCTCTGGAGGAAGGTACTCAAGGCCCAGGTGTCTGAAGATGTCTTCCTCTGAAGCCGCATGGAGAAATGTCTTCTGCAACAGAAGCAGGACTTCTGTGACCCAGGAGTCAGGCCAGGACTGCTTCCCTGGAGGAAGGCTGGCGCGGAGGCAGAGCCCAGCGCCAAGGTGGGGTATGGGGCCATTCAGATTGTGGGTCACGGAGCAGACTATGGGTGCTGTTTCCTGTCCCCAGTCCCCAACGATGTACCTGCTCCGGGTCAAACAGCCCATGGCTATTCAGCCACAGGCCCTTCTCCTTCCGGCTGAAGCGGCGCAGCTCCCGCTGGAAAAGCTGCAGGGAAGGGACTGTTCTCAGCAGGGCTGGCCTGGGCCCGCCCCACAAGGTGGCCCAGCAACACACTGCCTACCTTGGAGCCAGTCCAGCCAAGCAGGGCGAAAGGGAACTGGCTGATGGGTACGACCACCAAGTCCACCCTCACGGCCTTCCAGGATGGGCAGGACCTTGGGGATCCCCCCACAGCAGCTCCTGGAGGTTGTGGTAGGCGTAAAATGCAGAAACTCCTCTCGAAAGCATCCATGTGGCTCTGCTGGGCCAGGCGGGTAGGGGACTCCCAGCGGCTATGCTGGTGCTGGTGGTACAGGATGAGGCCCTGTGGAGAGAGGTGGGCATGGCTGGGACCACCCTGTGGCATAGAGAGAGCAGGAAGCGGTGGCATTGGCCAGCAGTGGCTCttggggagcagggaggccctCACCTGGTCCCGCAGGCAGTGCATCACGCTGGGCAGCAGCCCCGCCTCCTGGCCCTCCTTGGGGTGGGTGATGAGGAAGTCCACGTCATGGCCCTGCAACTTCCCCCTGAGGGGGCCAGTCTCACTGACTCAGGGACTCCATCCCTTCCAATAAGTGGGAAGGCCTGCTTCAGGGTCCCCGACTCAGGTCCCTTCACTGGGGAGGGGTCTGAAGCCAAGCCAGAGGGGCACATCTGGCCTCCTTACCTGCGGAAGCCGCCGGTCAGTGTGACGGTGGCCCCAGGCGTGGCCTGCCCCACAGCTTCTTCCACCACCTGCTGCAGGGCATCTACATCGGACCGCAGAACTGGGGTGCTCAGGTCCTGGTGGTGCTGGAGCCCTGGGGGCAGCACCGGCCCTTCTGATTCACCCAGCCCATCCACCATGCCAAGCCCCCATCCCTCACCAGCATGAGGTGGTCACCCTGGGGCTGCAGGACTGGGAGAGGCCTCGGACAGAGGTGAGGCTAGGGCAGGGAGCAAAATGAGATCCCAATCTAAGCATGATACTATGTTCTCTCCCCctttaaatattaaacttttattttgagacagttgtAGATTCACTTGCAGTTAAAAGAAATAGCCCAgggaagctgggtgcagtggctcacgcctgtaatcccagctacacaggaggctgaggcaggaggatcacttgtgcccaggagtttgagacaagcctgggcaacatagtgaaaccctgtctctttaaaaaaataaataaataaaaaataaatagcacagGGAGATCCCATGTGCCTTTTACCCAGCTCCCCAGAAGGTAACACCTTGCAAAACCATGATGTTGCAACCAAATTTAAGGATACAGATGTTGATACAATCATGACACAGGCTATCTCTTTtgatgcctcagttttcttgtgcATAAAGTGGGACCAAGAAGTGgtaaaaagatgaaagatggcTCTGCCACTGTGAACACTTTCTGCATTTTACGCACTTCTGTCTCCTCACCTATTAGCCTCCCACACCCAGGGAAGGAAAGGTTTGTTTATGATGgagtcactcttgttgcccaggctggagtgcggtggcacaatcctggctcactgcaatctccacctcccaggttcaagtgattctcctgcctcagcctctagagtagctgggattacgggttcccacaccacacccagcttaagtatttttagtagagatggggtttcaccatgttgtccagggtggtcttgaactcctgacctcgggtgatccacctgcctcagcctcccaaagttctgggattatgtatgagccatggcgcctggccaaGGAAAGGTTTAAATGTGAGGGACagcagcacctggcacagtgaACCCTCCATAAACGCTGCCAGCCATCCCTGACTACTCGTTGTGGGAAGAGTCAATAAAGAGGAACAAGCTCTGCGGGTCTCACTTACAGCTGAACTGGGCAGTGGCCCAGGAGGAGATCTGCGAAGAGGCAGTGGAGCTGGCAGTGCCCGCTGGGCTGCGGGATTGCCTCAGCAGAGCCCTCAGCCCAAGGGAGGTCTCAGATGGTGTGACCGGAGTAGCCAGACAGGCCATGCAGAGAGAGCAGAGTATCTGCTAAACACCTGCCTCTTGCTGGCTCTCACAGGAAAGCTTATGAATTCCATGCTGTCACTTCccacttgttttttttgtttttgagaaagggtcttgctctgtcgctcaggctcgagtgcagtggctcgatctcagctcatggcaacttGCGCCTGGCCTCAAGgcttgacctctggggctcaagtgatcttgtaCCTTGGCCTCGTGAGTAGCTGCTACTACAGGAATCCACCGTTATGCCTGGCTAACTCTTGTATTtcttgtagacatggggttttaccatgttgcccagactggccttgaactcctgagctcaagcgatccacccacctcaacctcccaaagtgctgggattacagtgtgagtcaccgtgcccagcctgtcttctccattttacagaaaatgtaacatactcagagaggttaagtgttGGGTAACAGTCACCTATCCGGCAAATGGAAGACAGGACTCAAACCCAAAAACTCGAAAGCTGATGTTCTTTCCCCTGCATGGTGCCACCTCTGCAGGCCTCTGTGTACCAGGCACCACACTGGACAGGGTGCCCAAGGCCCAGGCTGTCCCCAGTACGAAGTCTAACGAGTAGGTAACGTAGTGACACAAGCCCCTGGCATGCCATGGCAGTTGCTGTGGTCAGCATCATCCATTGAGAAAGGGCTGTGCTAGATCCTGACTGCACTTCCTGGAGACCCCAGGAAGTCCACCACACAAGGCTGCCATCAAGCCCTCTGCACCAGCCTGCTCTCTTGCTTCTAGGGAGTCAGTGCTGGGGGATCCAGGACGCAGTCTGGGGAAGCCCAGGGCCCAGGCTCTCTGGAGGGCTCACCCACTTTCTGCTGTTGGGTCAGTTTCTGGGGCTGCTCTCGGAGGTCATCCAGGGTTCGCAGTCCTTCCCGGTACCACCGGTCAGCAGTCCTCACACCGACCCCGAAGACCTGGGTGAAGAGCTGTAGGGAAAGGAGCATAGCCCGGTCAGGCAGAGCTCTCATGGCTGGACTTGGATAACCACCAGCTCCAGGATGGTGTGGCCCATGGAGCCACCATGCACCAGGCAGGCGCTGTCCCCACTCACAACCTGCCCTAGACCACAGGACAAGGATTCAAACCTGGAGCCTGGCTACCCAGCCTGCTGTCTCGGGGAGCAaacccacacacacccctctgtTCTCCTCTATGAAAGGTCTCTCCCAGGCCTCACACAGCTCTAGCCTGTGATTCCAACATAACCAAAACAGTCACCCTAACACATCAGCACAAGCGGCTCCTAAGACACTGGAAAAACCATGCCTTTCCCACCTAACAGCAGCTTGAGCGAAGTTTTGTGGTTCCCCTTAgcaaacagcaaaaaacaaaaaggagttaACAATCAAAGGGGTGGATTTAGGAGCGGGGCTGGCGGAGCTGGCGGGGCTGGCTGGGGCACTCACACATCTTCCCACGCAGCGTGGGCCCCAGCCCAAGCATGTCACCTGCTTCAGGTCAGCCACTAGGAGACCCTCCCTAGGAATCTGGATCTGAGACTACGAGCAGGCCCACGCAGCGGTGGAGGCTGTAGCCTGCGGCAGCCGAGCACCAGCACCTCTTGTAGCCACATTTCCAACTGGTGGAGGAAGCTGGTGCACGGCAAGAGAGGGTAAAGCCACAGTGCAGgggcagaggggaggaggagTGGCCTGGTGATACCTAGGTCGCTGAGCCCAGTTCTCCTGCAGACTGGCACAGCCCTACCATCCTGGGCTCTCTGCTGGCCCTCCTTTCCTTGATTCTGTGGACCAAGGATGTGGGGTGGGTCACTATCACTCATAACCCACAGAATCCCAACTAAAAATGATGAGATTCACCCAATTATATTGTTAATGAACTTCTAATTACTAATGTAATTTTCTGGCAGCCGAGGTGCCTTCTGGTCTGGGGCTGAGTGTGAAAGCACTCACTAACCCCCCTCCACTTTAAGGGTGTCTCATCTTCTCCAGACCCCTCACTCCCGCACTCACCACGGTGGTCACACTTATCTGGTCCCCTGTCCCTGCCAGTGCCCCTTACCCTTTTCCCTGCATATTTGAGCCCATTTATCCTTCACACATTGCTCAAGACTCCTCTCTTTGAAGCCCTCCCTGTCAATCCTGACAACATTCTGTGTGACCTCCCCCGGCCCCATCCACCCAGGAAGCCACACTTCACTGACAGTTACCCATATGGCCACCACTGTGACACCTCCAGCTACAAAGCCAGTTGGCAGAAGGGTGTCAGAGCAGGCACATCCAATGCATTCAAAAGAGCTCAGACAGCATTTCCTATCAGATCAGGAGCAGCAGAAACAGAGGGAGACAGCCAGGCTGACAACACTGAGAAAATCACACGCAAGGTCCTACAGCAAGCAGGCAAGGGCAAGGCCGGCACTCAGTGGCAGCACCCAAGCAAAGGTTACATTTGGCTCGGTGTGCTCTGTTTAAGATGCCACAGCATGTAATATACTTAAGAACATTCcaaggccgggcgaggtggctcacgcctataatcccagcactttgggaggctgaggcaggtggatcacgaggtcaagagatggagaccatcctggtcaacgtggtgaaacctcgtctctactaaaaatacaaaaatcagctgggcatggtggcgcacgcctgtagtcccagctactcaggaggctgaggcaggaaaattgcttgaacccagcaggcggaggttgcggtgagccaagattgtgccattgcactccagcctgggtaacaagagcgaaactccgtctcaaaaaaaaaaaaaaaaaaaaaaaattccatcaaaaagaGTCAAGGCAGatcgcagtgactcatgcctgtaatcccaacactgggtgccaaggcaggagaatcatttgagcatggaggtttgagaccagcttggacaacatcaCCAAGAGCCCATCTTGACgagaaactctttttaaaaacatcactctggtgtggtggtacatgcctgtagccccagctactccagagccagaagtgggaggatggtttgagcccaggaagttgaggctgcagtgagctgtaattacaccactatactccagcccgggtgacagagcgagaccctgtctcaaaaacaaaataaaaaacacaaacccCCAAAAGCCAGATGGTGCTGAGTGATCTAGAAAATTCTGACCTCAAAACAAGCTTCTTCCTTGCCTGTCTCCACTTGGCTGCCTTGTGCCTATCAGGTGTCAGCCTAGCTGCCACTTCCTCAGCAAGACCTTCTCTGACCCTTGGGCTGGGTCAGCTGCCCCAGCTTGCCTTCCCATACATGGTGTGGACTGTGCTGTCATTTCCAGGGCAGGACATTCCAGGGGCAGGCCCCAGCCCTGTCCCACGCACCTTCATGGTCTGGTACCTCTCTGAGCTTCGAActctctccacctcctcacacacTCCATGCTCCAGCAGCTCCTGGGGGAGGGAACAAAGCAGAACTCTTAAGCTTAAGGGcatggggagaaagagaaaggcaggGAGTTAGGGTCAGGGCTGGGGGCCCAAGGACTGAGGCAGTCTCCTCCAACACCCTGCAGAGATGGCTTTGTGGGGTCAGGGTCCAGTGCGACCTGGAAATGCAAACTGTGCTCAGAGAGGGGACCAAAGTTGCTGCCACacagctgggaggctggggctcctGGAGTTAAAACAGCTGAGATTCCAGGTAACGCCGATCATCTCTTAGTTGAATAAGTCCCAAGACACATAAATATCTGCTTTTCAAAGCATGTGAATTCATTACTACctcttttaaaagcattttctgtCACTACGTATTCTTGTGATGAAAGTGAGCTAAAGGACAACTCAACACATTGGGCGCTGCAAAGAGATGCTCACGCTCAGGGTGCGCTCTTCCATCCCACTGTGGAGGGCAGTCTGGGACTCATGACAATGACAACAGCGTCACCCCAGCCCTGCCAGGCCCCCTGCAGCGCCATTC from Callithrix jacchus isolate 240 chromosome 11, calJac240_pri, whole genome shotgun sequence includes the following:
- the POLM gene encoding DNA-directed DNA/RNA polymerase mu isoform X2; translation: MLPKRRRARVGSPSGDAASSALPSTRFPGVAIYLVEPHMGRSRRAFLTRLARSKGFRVLDSCSSEVTHVVMEQISAEEAISWQERRMAAAPPGCSPPALLDISWFTESLAAGQPVPVECRHRLEVAGPGKGPPSPAWMPTYACQRPTPLTHHNTSLTEALETLAEAAGFEGSEGRLLAFCRAASVLKALPSPVTTLSQLQGLPQLGEHSSRVVQELLEHGVCEEVERVRSSERYQTMKLFTQVFGVGVRTADRWYREGLRTLDDLREQPQKLTQQQKVGLQHHQDLSTPVLRSDVDALQQVVEEAVGQATPGATVTLTGGFRRGKLQGHDVDFLITHPKEGQEAGLLPSVMHCLRDQGLILYHQHQHSRWESPTRLAQQSHMDAFERSFCILRLPQPPGAAVGGSPRSCPSWKAVRVDLVVVPISQFPFALLGWTGSKLFQRELRRFSRKEKGLWLNSHGLFDPEQKTFLHAASEEDIFRHLGLEYLPPEQRNA
- the POLM gene encoding DNA-directed DNA/RNA polymerase mu isoform X1, translated to MLPKRRRARVGSPSGDAASSALPSTRFPGVAIYLVEPHMGRSRRAFLTRLARSKGFRVLDSCSSEVTHVVMEQISAEEAISWQERRMAAAPPGCSPPALLDISWFTESLAAGQPVPVECRHRLEAFLPHQADDTATLSRMTHGSAGACPQDAVAGPGKGPPSPAWMPTYACQRPTPLTHHNTSLTEALETLAEAAGFEGSEGRLLAFCRAASVLKALPSPVTTLSQLQGLPQLGEHSSRVVQELLEHGVCEEVERVRSSERYQTMKLFTQVFGVGVRTADRWYREGLRTLDDLREQPQKLTQQQKVGLQHHQDLSTPVLRSDVDALQQVVEEAVGQATPGATVTLTGGFRRGKLQGHDVDFLITHPKEGQEAGLLPSVMHCLRDQGLILYHQHQHSRWESPTRLAQQSHMDAFERSFCILRLPQPPGAAVGGSPRSCPSWKAVRVDLVVVPISQFPFALLGWTGSKLFQRELRRFSRKEKGLWLNSHGLFDPEQKTFLHAASEEDIFRHLGLEYLPPEQRNA
- the POLM gene encoding DNA-directed DNA/RNA polymerase mu isoform X7, with product MLPKRRRARVGSPSGDAASSALPSTRFPGVAIYLVEPHMGRSRRAFLTRLARSKGFRVLDSCSSEVTHVVMEQISAEEAISWQERRMAAAPPGCSPPALLDISWFTESLAAGQPVPVECRHRLEVAGPGKGPPSPAWMPTYACQRPTPLTHHNTSLTEALETLAEAAGFEGSEGRLLAFCRAASVLKALPSPVTTLSQLQGLPQLGEHSSRVVQELLEHGVCEEVERVRSSERYQTMKLFTQVFGVGVRTADRWYREGLRTLDDLREQPQKLTQQQKVAPPGPEHPSSAVRCRCPAAGGGRSCGAGHAWGHRHTDRRLPQGLILYHQHQHSRWESPTRLAQQSHMDAFERSFCILRLPQPPGAAVGGSPRSCPSWKAVRVDLVVVPISQFPFALLGWTGSKLFQRELRRFSRKEKGLWLNSHGLFDPEQKTFLHAASEEDIFRHLGLEYLPPEQRNA
- the POLM gene encoding DNA-directed DNA/RNA polymerase mu isoform X4, whose translation is MEQISAEEAISWQERRMAAAPPGCSPPALLDISWFTESLAAGQPVPVECRHRLEAFLPHQADDTATLSRMTHGSAGACPQDAVAGPGKGPPSPAWMPTYACQRPTPLTHHNTSLTEALETLAEAAGFEGSEGRLLAFCRAASVLKALPSPVTTLSQLQGLPQLGEHSSRVVQELLEHGVCEEVERVRSSERYQTMKLFTQVFGVGVRTADRWYREGLRTLDDLREQPQKLTQQQKVGLQHHQDLSTPVLRSDVDALQQVVEEAVGQATPGATVTLTGGFRRGKLQGHDVDFLITHPKEGQEAGLLPSVMHCLRDQGLILYHQHQHSRWESPTRLAQQSHMDAFERSFCILRLPQPPGAAVGGSPRSCPSWKAVRVDLVVVPISQFPFALLGWTGSKLFQRELRRFSRKEKGLWLNSHGLFDPEQKTFLHAASEEDIFRHLGLEYLPPEQRNA
- the POLM gene encoding DNA-directed DNA/RNA polymerase mu isoform X3 encodes the protein MLPKRRRARVGSPSGDAASSALPSTRFPGVAIYLVEPHMGRSRRAFLTRLARSKGFRVLDSCSSEVTHVVMEQISAEEAISWQERRMAAAPPGCSPPALLDISWFTESLAAGQPVPVECRHRLEEALETLAEAAGFEGSEGRLLAFCRAASVLKALPSPVTTLSQLQGLPQLGEHSSRVVQELLEHGVCEEVERVRSSERYQTMKLFTQVFGVGVRTADRWYREGLRTLDDLREQPQKLTQQQKVGLQHHQDLSTPVLRSDVDALQQVVEEAVGQATPGATVTLTGGFRRGKLQGHDVDFLITHPKEGQEAGLLPSVMHCLRDQGLILYHQHQHSRWESPTRLAQQSHMDAFERSFCILRLPQPPGAAVGGSPRSCPSWKAVRVDLVVVPISQFPFALLGWTGSKLFQRELRRFSRKEKGLWLNSHGLFDPEQKTFLHAASEEDIFRHLGLEYLPPEQRNA